The genome window tttttaaaaagcccaACTTAAACtccctggaaaaaaaaaatccaaaagaaaattttggtctttaatctcaaaaataaaaagcccataaatcaaattttgaaaaatcataaacaaaaaaaaaaaggccaaataaAACCTAAGAATTTGCAGCTGCCTAACATCCAAAATCTGTCATTATCCTTCTTCACTCTCCAAACCCAAAGGAAAAAGGCTGCCTCTacttcacacacacaaaatttgcTGTTGCATAGCCCCCATGATCTGTCGCCGCCTGATTGTCCCTAATCTGCTGCTGCCGCCACCGCTTGGTCTGCCTTTTCCACTTGATCTGTTTttcagctctctctttctctctttctttcactgTGAGAGTGTGTTTATAGTGTTCTGATATGCTATTTCACTGAATTTGTGTGAGTGAATCACCGTGTGTGTGTGGAGttatcttttgatttcttttgttgagTTTTGGATCTTGGACTATGTGTGGGGAGGGCTGTGGGGTTAAGAACTGTGACTGTGTTCTGATATTTGTTGTTGAGTAACTCAACTAGTCAACTTGAGTTTTGAGTCTATAATAAGTCTGACTGTGTGTGTGGGCCTGTGGGGGTTAATGGGTTAGAGAACTTATAGTGTTTTACTGTTGTTGAGTTTTGAGTTTCTTTACTGTTGTAGTGTTGTTGTAAGTGTTTGTATTGATTTGATATAAAGTTGAGTTATGACTCATCTTTTGCACTTTGACTATTTGACTAAtttgtgagttgtgagtggtttttttattttttatttttttatttttttattttgctgaatGTGAGTTGTGAGTGGTTGTTGGCTATGTGACTTGGCCAATACATTAACACTAAAggacaataaaaatataaaacatttaaagaattgtaaacttatacatcaaataattgcaaaaaattacttaacaataattaatatgtttattgtattagaaagaaATATGTcgaatgaacttatagtttattttttatttttttgttagtattatggaaaaatttgtaataaggaAACCCCGTAGGTTGCAAGATTCATCTCCTACCCAAGATTCATCtcttatataatttatgtttcttattgaCCCCCCTGGGCAAAAAACCTGGAGCCGCCCCTGAAGCTCTGAATTCACGgactccttctcttcttggaCTCACTGCAACATAAGAACCCACGCTTGTGACTTtaagatcccactcaaaggtttcagatcacctTCAGTTGTTGATCTTTGTAGCAATAATTAAGTTCTACCAATgcttgattgtagatcttgcTCCGGTAGACACTTGTGCAGTTAGAAGGTACAACACCTCTTAGATCTCACAAGGAGTAACACATAAGTCTTCCAAAGGTTTTCAAAAAGtagctagggtttcccttttatatgtgtACAAGTtggattgaaaccctaaacatttttgCGGGCTTGGTCCTtcttttaaaattctgcagaatcTAATTTCTGTGTTTCTCAATTGGTTGAATCtaatttttgatcaatcgaacTTGGTAGATTCTGACTCTTCTTTTCTGCAGTTAGCTCAAACTTGAAGCTTAAAACATACATCTTTGAGCAATGCCTAACACAtagactagacatgttttgttctcggtttgccaacacatacaaaatagaattctaaacatttaatcctaaatttttagaacctaacaatctccccctttgacaatccgtgacaaaacataCATACAAAATGAATTGCTAAAATCAAACATCAGCCTAATTACAAAGTGTTGCCCTAATACAATTTTATCACAATTACTAACTATTAGTTGCTAGTATAAATAGCAACTATTGAAAGAATTAACTTATAAATTCCTGAAATACTgaaaacaaatcataaatgcatatgtggaaaaaaaattgtccaacccatgggtttaacctaacccaacccgaTTCATGTGGGTtgaattgggttgggttgggttggattttttttaacctatcaTGATGGGTTGAGTTGAAAAATCCCCTGAACTTGACCTAActcgacccatgcacacccctaatggAGATAGTTGTGGTGATTTTTTAGCTGaagtagaaatttaaaataCGAAGACTTTTGTTATGTATTATAATTCTCcaaattttgttattggggATTTTCTCACCCCAAACTATTTTGTACCTAATTTATgcttatttataataattacattccaagaagaaagaaaataaataaataaataattcctCCCTCTGTGCACAGTGGCCTGATCAGTCACCGCAAGGCACAAactacaaaattacaaatggaTAAGATCGTGTAAGGGTGACGCTTCTccaatgaaaatttgaaaaggctGCTGTGAGGAGAGAATCTCCCATTTCTTAGGTCATCTCCTTGGTTGTGGCTGCGGGAGTTTAATATTTAGCCATTCTCAATAGAAACCATTCAAGAAAAACAACCTTAAATCTGAGCAGAAGATTTAGGTGCAGTATTTAATTACTAtttcttaagtttttcttttaaaattttgatgtgtCTTATTTCTCATGAGATAAAAgtgtattatttaattaaatagttaCGTGACTGAATTTTAAagagaaacctaaaaaatagtACATAACATATTGTTAGTTTTGTCTTAAATTAAATCACTTTATACCTAGTGTCCATTTAGAAACAGCTTATTTAgcagaaattgaaaatattttgctgaaagtactgtagataaaagtaaaagttaactgaataGTATAGTAAGATTTAtgaaaaataccaaaaagtataataagacatataaatagtattaaataagctaaaattttcaacttgTTTCAAACGGACACTCACTTATCTCACCTCCATCAAAATATtcaaaaccatatatatatcaataacaAATTCCTTACAAACCCGCAGCTTAAATTCTGCAAAAGTAAAGTGGATATTCAAACCGTACTAGAACAATAGATAGGACTGGTCACTGTCAACTCATGAATGCGTTTCCAACGGAGCCATGATGATTTTCGTGCTTGAACCCTTTCCCCATTTCATATAATGATAGGAGCTTCTCACTCAAAACCACCGCACGCTCCAAAGCATAACTCCTTTCTGCCTGTAGAATATATCCACAATGGACCAAGTAAATTTTGTATTCCAATTAATTATACGGTaggcctaaaaaaaattatactgtAATAGATAGATGTCCAAGATCTAAATTATACGGTAGACCAAGATGTGATACTAACAGTATATGCTCAAGAAGTTTCTACCAGTAACGGAGTATCCTCAAGAGTTTCTGCCCTAATACTACCATAATGTTCTTAAAATCTTGGCTATCCAAGTATTCATTGATAAATGAGTGACTTAGATTTCACTATGTTATCAATTACTTAATTcaaatatatagtaaaaaaaatttcttaattgatgaatatatagataaaagttttgtaactcaattccATTTGCCTAGTTTCCTAAAGGAGAAGAATCAGGGTTTGAATCCCCTTCTCTCACTTTTTgacaattgaattattaaaaaaaaaacatatatttatcaaaacatttacgattaattatttaaataatgatgatttgataaaatttaaaagaaattacactttaccatcTTAAACTATACCTCCAATTAcactttgcatcctaaatcatGATCCTTGTACTTTATACTTTGGTGCCAAGTTTGTTGTTAACTTGGAcgaaaattcaaagtttagagtgcaaagtgtaatcgGAAGTATAGTTTAGAGTGATAAAGTgtaattctattttgtttttaaggaATTGCATGAGAAGAGGGGCAATTTGAATAATTTCACTTGGCGCATACTTTTGTGTCCAAGTTAATAGTAAACTTGACAttgggtgcaaagtgtaataaaatatcataatttaaggTACAAAATGTTATTGAAGATATAGTTCAGGATGACAAAATGCAATTTTCCCAAATTTAAACCATTTacttaccaataaataaattaaatcaattcTATGGTAAATTTATcctaaaaattccaaaatacgTGGATGTATAGTTCTGTTGACAACTGTTATGTACATATTATCCGTTTATTTTAAAGACAACAAAACCAACTAACAAAGAACAtaatatttcatcaaaaaaaaaaaaaaaaacccaaataacaTAATACATACCTGGAGGTGTAAATTATGAAAAACCCTTCCTCCAAAGCACTCAAAGGAAGAAACATTTAATACTAGAAACCCATCCTTCTCCAAATTAAGCAAGATATTTGCTAATGGACATTTATGAACCTTATATGTAGATATCTGAATCATAACTTCTCTATCGTTAAGCCAGTTTGCAGAAACAACAGATAAAGAGCTCCGACCTACAATTTGTCTCTGATTTTCTTGATGAATTTGTTCACCTTGCCTAGAAATCCTTGATATAAGCTCTTCCTTCTTTTGCATCAGTACCTCCACTTCTTGTTCTAGTTTTGGTATGTATTTAAGCATGCGCGAAATTGTAGTCGGAACACttaatttttcctataacaaAAACACCAATGTTGTGAACAACACAAATGAAATGGATTCTACAGGTAAGGATAGCGATGGAAAATGCATCACAAATGTCTATGAGGGCCTAATAGCGTGTTCTACTAACTTCTATTTAAATTTCTTGTGAGTTTCAATTAGCTCAATAGATAAtaggtaaagtctctgatggttaaataagagatctaaaaTTCAATCCCCGTCaacactaaaaaccaattgttgtcttgatttaatgataaagagctatcattagaaGCGAATGTCAAAGgttgaaactttctaaaaaatatatatttaaatttcttaagCCAACCAAACATCAATGGCAGTATATAGTTACCTGTGAGAACAGGAAAGACTATATATACTGCTACTTATAAAAGTATATGCATAAGGATTCAAATGATAACTTAGTGATAAACACAATTTATGGTGTTTTATGCATGTTTGTGGTTCAAATCTACCTCTTGTTTCCTATTATTGATTTTACTCTTAATTACACTTTAGACCTATATGATGATTTTCAATTAGCCCAACttgtaaattattttgttgtcAAATAAATTGCTTGGGTTCGAATTTGGCCTATACGAAATCctaaccctaattttttttaagctcaaCTAATATAAGCTTGAATATAATTATCTTAACAATCTATTCTTGTGAAtaaagatataataaatttgaaaaatgctatatccacaacatttcacaacactttcacaagAAATTATAAATGGCAGGTTCTTAGTAACTGTTACTATTGagcaaaaatgtaatttcctAATGGTGGTTTCAAATTAGAATCggtaacaatttaccacctagaatttattatgaaaatattgttgacatagcatttctcaattaatttatacttttatcCGAATATGTGAGTGGAGTGGCTGAATTtgaatgtgtttttattttgttatttcttgAGTGGGGACTGGAGGCATGGGTCATTCAGTTAGTGGGTAGCAAATGttaacactaaaagacaattaaacaATTAGATAGAGggtaattcttaa of Quercus lobata isolate SW786 chromosome 8, ValleyOak3.0 Primary Assembly, whole genome shotgun sequence contains these proteins:
- the LOC115956473 gene encoding transcription factor ORG2-like codes for the protein MPIGSDPKMTKRIYHNASERDRRKKMNALYSTLRSLLPSADQAEKLSVPTTISRMLKYIPKLEQEVEVLMQKKEELISRISRQGEQIHQENQRQIVGRSSLSVVSANWLNDREVMIQISTYKVHKCPLANILLNLEKDGFLVLNVSSFECFGGRVFHNLHLQAERSYALERAVVLSEKLLSLYEMGKGFKHENHHGSVGNAFMS